The genomic segment TGTATACAAGGACTTTCTTGTCTCCCTTCGGCCGCACCCAAAAGGCTATTGACTCCACCTTGTGCTGCATTTCACAACGTACAACCTACCTATCGTACCATCGGGCTGCAAAGCACTCAAGTAGGTATCGAAAGACAACAGTACAGTAGGCTTCTAGCTACCGAAAAGCCCTGTGATTACGTAGAGTGCAAATGATTCCCTTGACAGCCTCAGATCTCCTCCATATACTGACGTGGCTGCGCGGCCATCACGGCCACCGCTGGAAGGGTCGTTAGCTCAGTTGGTAGAGCAGCTGACTTTTAATCAGCGGGTCATAGGTTCGAGTCCTATACGACCCACCACCCAGGGCCCCTTCGACTAGCGGTTAGGTCACCACCCTTTCAAGGTGGCGGCACGAGTTCGAATCTCGTAGGGGTCACCAGAATCGGGAGGAGCAGTTTCTCCTCCCGACCATCCCAAAAATTGGTTTAAACGCTGAATGACTCTAAAACGTTAATTACTTACAAGTTGCCTTTGGGAGTGACTAAAGCCTTCATCTCATGGCCCGGTTACTTTTGGCGATAGAACCTTTTTAGGCCAGAGGGCTGTCACATGTTGTGCAGAATGGTTTAAACTCTCTGTTGGTCCGGGCGATTAGCTCAGTTGGAAGAGCGTCCGCCTTACAAGCGGAAGGTCGGCGGTTCGAGCCCGTCATCGCCCACCAGAACATTTCTGGCCATCACCGGACGCATTTGATTGTTTTTCTAGACTGCAAAGTATAAGGAACAACATCCGACTTACATCTCTTAGTCTCAGAACCTTAAGAAACCATTGGACTCCGATAACTTAACTTATATACCTTTGTGTTGGATTAAAGCACCAATAATCGTGTCTACTATGCACTCCGGGCCGCTGGTAATTAATACTTCTATTGCATCTTTAGGGGGTTCAAGAGTAGCAAATTGACTCCGCAACATGCCCTCTTTCATGTAATGACCCTCACGGGACTGCATTCGAGAATAGATCAAATCAAAGTCACCCGCTAAATAAACTAAATGAATACGGTTATCGTTCGCAAGTAGTATTTCTCGATAACTCTTTTTTAGGGCAGAACAGGCCAATACAGAGGATTGGCCTTCAGCTAACCGTTGTTGTACGAGTTCGCGCAAATTGAACAACCAAGGGTTTCTATCTTCGTCGCTCAGAGCTTTACCTGAAGACATCTTGCTGATATTAGTTGCCGGATGGTAGTCATCTGCATCAAGGAAAAGCCAATCTAAACGTTCAGCTAGTAGACCACCAACAACAGTCTTCCCGGAGCCCGATACGCCCATTAGGACTACAGCTTTGGGATCTTGCCGGTCAAATTTCATTCAGGCTCAACTCGGTACAAAATTTCGCCCGCTTTTTGAACAAACAGAATGCCCTCATCTTCTCTGTCTTTCCAGGATTGGGGATCAATAGTGTGTGGATCGATATAGCCTAAACCAAGCCGTTGGCATGTCTCAGCATCTAGTTTGCTTGATAAAGTAACCTTTGCCCTTGGGTGTTCAATACCTCCCTCATAACGTCCAGCCCCTCTCACATGAGTGCTGTGCGCAATCACGCCAAGAGGTACGTCTTTAAAGCGATTCCATTGCGATAGAAAGTAGTCAAGTACGTGGTAACCAATCCTATGTATATAAGCGCCGTGAACACGACTTACTTCCGAAAGATGGGGAGCAAATATTATCACTTCGCCACCCTCAGCTAAAGCTGGTTCTAACTTGTACATTGCCTTGCCAGCAGTCCATAATTCGTCATACATGGTCGGGGCCCACGAAAGGATTTTGCGAAAAGGCCGCTTAACCCAACGGATGTGACGCTCAGAAGAAAGCGCAGCTGCTGCTTCCCAAGCCTCGTCCCGATCCCCAATAAATACTCCCGATAGACTTCCATCCTCGACTACTAGACCACAAAGTGTAATTGGAGTAGGTACGTACTCGGCAGCGGCATTGATCATTGCCCTCACTGGGGTCTCAGCGATACCAATTGTGTCAACCACGCCTGCCAGAGCGCCAAGCCAATGGGTTGAGTTAATCATCTCAGGTCCACTTATTCCGGGGAAAAGGTACTTAACCCCTCCAGAGAAGCCTGCTACTTCGTGGGGAAAAACGGGACCCAGTATCAATATGTGATCGGCTTGGATTGCAAGTTGGTTAATTCGAATTTCCACGTCACCGGAAAGAGTTGGGTGCCAATAGTTAGATGCGACGCTCTTAATGCGGTCTTGCGTGAGTGTTCCTATAGTTGCGAGTTGATTAGGGTCATCCCATCGGTGGTTCAGAAGTCCAATATGCCCGTACTGGCCTTTCCGCTCCGACAACTCAAGGCCGAATAGGCGGCAAAGGTCCTGTTCAGTGAGAGGTGGGTGCGTACCAAGTGCCACCATAAAATCAACCTTCGCAGCCCCTCCAAGAGCGTCAGTTGTTAGACGAAACAACTCAGGTAGGGGTAAAGTACGAGTGTGATCTGGGACCAACACCAGAACATGTTTGCCTGTAAAACGTTGGGCTAATCCCTTTTGAAATGTATCGATCAATACTTCTTTAGTAAGGATTTCTCCTCTCGGAGCTGTGACAGCGGCGTCCATCATATGCCTCCGAACGCGGAGAACCCTCCATCTACAGGTACAACAACTCCAGTCACAAAACGACTAGCATCTGAGGCTAACCAAACTGCTGTACCAATCAACTCTTCAGGTTCTCCAAACCGCCCCATTGGGGTTTGCTTGACTATCTGCGTACCTCTCTCAGTAAGACTACCGTCTGGGTTTAGGAGCAATCCCCGGTTTTGTTCGCCTACGAAAAATCCTGGGGCAATAGCGTTGACGCGCACCCCTTGCCCATAAGTTTGCGCCATGTGTACTGCAAGCCAGCGGGTGAGGTTATCAACAGCTCCCTTAGCCGCACTATAACCAAGAACGCGAGTAAGTGGTTTCTGAGCAGCCATTGAAGAAATATTGACAATGCTCCCATATCCTTCAGACGCAATAACTTCGCCAAACACCTGGATGGGGAGAAGGGTTCCCGTGAGATTGAGTTCGACCACTGAACGGAAAGCGTCATCAGAAAGGTTGAAAAGCGTGACTTCATCGAAGACAGTGGCTTCGGGTAAATTCCCGCCAGCGGCGTTTATTAGGATGTCTATACGGTTCCAAGCTTTCAAAACCTGTCCAATAGCTCCCTTTAGTTGTTTCCTGTCAGTTACATCTGCAATAACGGCCATAGCTGCACCGCCTTCCAACCGAATTGCTTCAACTACCTGGCTTGCTGCCTCAGGACGCCGACTAATAATCACTACCCTTGCTCCGGCGGCGGCTAGACCTCGAGCCATCGCTCCTCCTAACGCACCACTTCCGCCGGTCACTATTGCGGTCTTTCCTTCCAGCTGGAACGAAATCACATCAGGCTCCCCTCTCAAA from the Trueperaceae bacterium genome contains:
- a CDS encoding gluconate kinase, with protein sequence MGVSGSGKTVVGGLLAERLDWLFLDADDYHPATNISKMSSGKALSDEDRNPWLFNLRELVQQRLAEGQSSVLACSALKKSYREILLANDNRIHLVYLAGDFDLIYSRMQSREGHYMKEGMLRSQFATLEPPKDAIEVLITSGPECIVDTIIGALIQHKGI
- a CDS encoding D-mannonate oxidoreductase (Converts D-mannonate to D-mannuronate), whose product is MRGEPDVISFQLEGKTAIVTGGSGALGGAMARGLAAAGARVVIISRRPEAASQVVEAIRLEGGAAMAVIADVTDRKQLKGAIGQVLKAWNRIDILINAAGGNLPEATVFDEVTLFNLSDDAFRSVVELNLTGTLLPIQVFGEVIASEGYGSIVNISSMAAQKPLTRVLGYSAAKGAVDNLTRWLAVHMAQTYGQGVRVNAIAPGFFVGEQNRGLLLNPDGSLTERGTQIVKQTPMGRFGEPEELIGTAVWLASDASRFVTGVVVPVDGGFSAFGGI